A window of Phaseolus vulgaris cultivar G19833 chromosome 4, P. vulgaris v2.0, whole genome shotgun sequence genomic DNA:
TTCCTTTCCTTACAAGCTCCTTCCTCTCCTCATTCCACTCACATAGTCCAGACTTGGATGATATCGACAGAAgacactccgacactcaagtcaaattTAATATTCGACACTGGTATTCTAAGTACTGTATAATGACGTACTTGATTCTTGGAATcgatattatttatattattgtagtGCACCTTTCTCATTAGGTCATATTAGAGAACTTGGTTAGGTCATCTTTAGAAGTGGATTACCTaactcttattttttattatccttGCTAATTCTGTTTAAGCCTATCGAGTTTCGCACATGATGTTGGTTGTACAGACCCTCTTAGcacaaaaactaataaaaattataaaaaaatattattaaactcAAACATTCAATTACATggtataataaatttatagtgTTCATTTCTGTTGAGAGTACGGTTTCTCCCAACAATGTTCTCCTTTTCAACAATCTACTTTCTACCCTTTTTAAATCTAGCTAATTTTCATGTGTACAGTTACTGATATCAaaacttttaatatataaattcaaattttgataTACCATATTAATCTACCAGTTTTCCATGCACGGCATAAATGttattcaatttaaataatgtaattaaaatatgttcatttttaataataattttctattatattaaataaaaaataaagacaagTGATTTAAAAATCAGGAgaaaattacataaataaagcatcaaaataaaaaattatcttttattaataTAGTACATCAAAATTTAAAGTAGAGTTGATGAAGATAACAAGAATAacatttagtttataaataaataaaaaacagatatctttaatttaatataaaatattcacttttaaattttaaaaatttagtaataaaaaaactttGTCCCTCCCTCACTAGTTTTCTAGATTCACctgtgatttttaaaattactggaattttttatcaaaatgaatAGTTTAGTTTCTATATGAGAGATGAAGATTTATTTCAATGCAATACTTCTGTAAAACACATTGAAATGTTGGAAACGTAAATTTTGAATTACATTACATCAAACTTGAAATAACCAAATATCTAAAATGTTTACTTGAGTAAAGCAATGTTACATATCTATTCACAAAATGAAATCAAGTCATATTTTCAGAAACTAtacaaaaaaaatcttcttACTTTGCCCTAACCAACTCAAGTGGTAATGTTTCCATTGCCAGCTGAAAGTTCACAAAAAGGAAATTGTTAGTCAGAAACATGTGTTTGgtagcataaaataaaaatgatacttCAAAGTGAAGATTCATAAAATGATCACAAATCTAACAAGGGAGGGACCTGTGCACCTACCCAGAGTCTTGGAGTTTTGGGGTCAGATTTCTTATGCAATTTACTCAGCTCTGACTGAAAGCTTATAACAATTGCAACTTTGAACTCAATTGAGAAGGGACTGCACCAAAGTGATAGCATAAACATCAAGTTCAATTGATTCAGTATTGCCataaaaatgagtttttacaagcACAAAGTAATTCATGAGAAGATATTTATGAAGTGAAAAGTGCTCAACAAGAAAAAGTTAGAAGCACATTGGAGAAGAATAATCATGTTGATGTCTATGTATGCATGTGTGAATGTGTTCAGTTTTGGGTGTAATGTGACATAACTCTTGTGAAATAAATTGGAGGAGAATCATGATGAAAAGCACATACCCAGCTAAGATTGTTGGACAGGTCACAAGACGTGGTAGTATTACATAAATAGGCAGACTCAAATGTCGGCATACATCTCCATCTGCTATCtgctaataaataaaaatacaattgaCAGCTTATTTTGAAATGACATGCTCTAATACGATACAAATCCAACATCACTTGCCTGTGTTGTTTGAATCAGAGAGGTTTCAGTCACAATTTTCTCCCCAAGAAGAATTGATTCGACTCGAAACAACTGAATGTCAATTGACTGAATTGGAACTGCAGAAGCTTCTACTGTTAACTCACCACTGATAGGACCAGACAAAGAACACTGAGTTGAGATTTTTCCTGTCACCCGAAATCCACCTATTCAAACATATCATTGTTGCATTGCATGAGCCACACTCTCATTGATCTTTATAACCTATTCAAGTCCTCTATAGTGAGTTACAACTTGTGATGTGAGATATTAAGGCATAACAATTGTGcgatttttgttttatttctgTCTGTCTTTTCATGAGACCGGAATTGAAGGTAAATGGACATACCAGATTTTATTTCAGGAAGTAGAGGATGCCTTTGAGTGTCTTGAGTGATGTAAAAGATTACCATCTCTGGAGAAAGTGGTCTTTGTAGAAGATCAGCTGAAGTTTTTTTCCACAAAAAAAGAGACTGGTAGTTTAGTACTTCTACTCAttcacatataaaaaataaagaatatagaTTTGGGCCAAACAGAATCTTACCTTTATCACTTTCAACAATGAACTCCATTGTTGCTGATAATGATTTATGCAAGTATCCACGAGGTATATCTACAGTCACCAAATACTATAGAGGCTATCAATCACCAAcctaataaattatgtaaaataaaaaataaaaaggaatagGAATGAAAAATGATGTTATTGCGATCCTTTGACAATGCAAAACTTTATACCACCAGTGAACTATAAGGTCTCACCAAATCTTGTTACCTTATGTGGCTCTTTCATGTTCAGTGACAAGTGTATAATGAAAAGAATTTACACTGGCAGCAGATTAGTTTTAGACTCTTCAGTAGATGTcaagaaatgaaaaaatatataaacaaagcACTTCCTAGAAAATTTTACCTGGATGCTTATATTTGCACCATGGAACGTCTCATAAAATCTTTCTAAATTTTTGTCCTGCTGTCGCAGATTCAGTGAAAATGGTATCTGCCATAAAGATTGCAAAACTTACAATGAGTATTAACATGAGAAAATAGGTCACAAAACCAAGTATTAAATTGAGAACTTCATCAATAAGTATCTAAGCTTTGCACACATGCAGAGTACAGTATTCAAATATTTCAGAAATTCAAATTAGTTAAGTGGCCAAGTATCATACTCTTAGCAAAGCTATGAAATCATATCCAGAGTATTCCAGACCACTTAATAGCATATAAACACATAAATGAGATCAGGGAGAAAATACGAAGAAAGAACTGTTGCAGATTCTAAAAATGAAAtgtttacaaaattattaaaactgaATCACATTTTACATGCTATATCACATACTAATAACACTTTAGTGCTCCTCTCCTTCAAATTTAAATTCCATTGCTTTAACCAAGATGAATTTTGATGAGAAAAGACACATTTGATCTACCAAATATAATGTATGAAACAAATTTTAAAGCAGATGACTCAGATAATGATTTGAAGGGAAATTCACCATAAATAAGCATAATCCTCTATGAGAATCACAAGCCAGTAATATTTGTTTTTCagattattttcttatttagaaGCTTTAATGATATAactacaaaacaaacaagaacaaaacatgaaaaaaatccAATTTGAGTAGCTCAATCTTGTTTCCAGTAGACCACAGATGATAAATGCAAGAAATAAATTGTAGCCAAGTAAGTaactaaacaaaataaaagtgcTTTGAATAGGAACTTCCATTCATTTGCTATGGATACACTACCTCTGATGTACCCAAACCAATCTTTCCAGAAGATTTAACCTCAATGGTCCTGTTCCTGTTAGAAGCCAATCACAAGAATCAAGCACAGTTGTACTAATGTGAGCAAAAGAATTTGGAAACATGTGAAGGAattatttcagatttttttctcaaacacCAATAATGGCCTTATTAGCTCAATTTAGCTATAGAGCATCCTAAATGAAAGTGATGGGTCAAAGGTACAATTACACTTTTACcatgaaaacaaaatcaaatgaTCCAGCATACATTCATGAAGGTTTTACCCAGTGCAGATAGATTGACATCTACTATAGGTGAATTATAGCTAGGGTAAGGAGAATAGATTAAATCCCATTAAAAACTGAGATTGATCTTACAAAAATGCTTGAGTTATCCATAGAACATGTAGTTATAATATAAGGATAACTATCATGGTTTACTTatccaaattatatatatataaaggccaaaattctttaaaaatggaacaaaaatcataattattaatttCCCTGTGAATGCACAccaattatttttgaaaacttacaCAATTGGGATAGGCTTAATAACGCCATAGAAGGATTCAACAACCCCAGCTGATCCTCCACGAACCTTCAACATGGCATCAAAACATGTTTCAAAATCAAAGGTACCCAATGAGAAAGGAGTGATTTTGAGCATAAAGTTGACATATTTTGGCCATTTTGTGAAGGATTAAACAAGAGGGTACCTGCAATACGACGGATCCTTTGAGAGTGAGGCGAATTCCATAGTGGGAAATTGAAGACTGAGTTTTGACAATGATTTTGCCTTCGAGAGCTTCCTGGAAAATGAAATGATGAACCATGTTTATATGTTTATATGTTTATAGAGAGAGACAAAAGAGAGATTAAGGTTTTACCGAAGGTCGATAGATACGATTGGAACGAGAGAGCTTGAGTTCCACGGACATGGCTGCCAACTCCCCTTCTCACTCACTGCCTTTAACACTTTTTTGCTTTTGAAGTAATGTTGTTGTATATATCTATTgtaagtttttaatataaatgttcAATTCACCATTCAAGTTGTATTATAGTGAAgtaaataatgaaattattcATTATGGCATGAGATTAAGGTTTAACTCTACAATTCACTAAAAAGAGTCAACCTTATTAATATAtgcatttaaattaaaaaaaacaattgtgtGAAGTTAAAAACTCTACCTAAGTTTTTTACAGTACATCTTCCAATGCCCAATTTTCCTTCTTCTctttcactctcattctcactCTCAGACCCCATTTTTGAAGATGACACTGTTCTTCAATAATGTTACAAGAAGAATGTTAaggttttctctttcttcttctgtCCCCCATTTTCCTCTTTCTCTTCCAAACTCTAATTCCCTctttcactctcattctcactCTCAGACCCCATCACTTGAAGATGACTCTGTTTCCCAATTCAATCGCTTCCTTCGTATGCACCCTATTCCTCCCATCTTCGAATTTGGAAAGATTTTGGGATCCCTTGTGAAAATGAAAAACTACTCCACTGCTATTTCGCTTTTTAAGCAAATGGAGCTCAAGGGAATTCACGGTGACTTAATGAAGTAGAAAATGcaaaatatttattcaattcTATGATCCAAATGGGAGTAACCCCTGGTATTTACAGTTACAATATTATGATTAATGGATTATGTAAAAGTAGAAGGGTGGACGAGGCCATGAATCTCTTTCAGGAAATGCATAGGAGGAATATAGTTCCAAATACAGTGACTTGCAATTCTCTTATTGATGGTTTATGCAAATCTGGGAGAATCTCTGATGTTTGGGATCTGATTGAGGACATGCATGATAGAAATCAACAACCAGATCTATTCACTTACAATACCTTATTGGACACTTTATGCAAAAACCATCATGTAGACAAGGCAATTGAATTAGTCAGTAAAATGACAGAGAAGGGAATTCGGCCGAACATATACACTTTTACAATACTTATTGATGGAATGTGTAAAGTGGATAGAATTGAGAATGCCCGACAGATTTTTCAAAATGTGTTGATTAAAGGCTACTGTGTCGATGTACTCGCATATAGTGCTATGATCAATGGTTTATGTAAAAAGGGTTTACTTGATGAGGCATTGACCTTGTGGTGCATGATGAAAGACAATGGTTGCATGCCCGATGCTATAACTTTTGAAATAATGATTTGTGCACTCCTTGAAAGGGATGAGACTGATAAGGCAGAGAAATTTCTTCGGGAAATGGGCACTAGAGGCTTGTTGAAATCACAAGTAGAGATAGAGTCTTTTACTGAGTATGGATAGACCAGTAGGTGTGGTAGAAGTGATTGGAAAAAGGAGTTACTTTGTTGGTTGTTCTGCTGTTGACACTCATACTCATATTGGGAGAAGGTTTCAATTAAGAAAATCAATGATGTTTTTGAGCATGTGTCGGATGCCACACAGGATcctaattaaaagaaaatatttttcgtAATTATTAATATAGATGTTTATTTTACTGCATGAGTTTTAAATGGATGCTATTATTTAGTGTGTGTTTTCATGGatcacatttattttttattggaaaAAGTTTTGTTAGAGCTTATTAGAAACATATAGACAGTAAAACTTTTCCCTAAAAGATGGACTATCATGTTGTTGATTAGATTTTTCAGTAAGACAGTGAAATTCACCTGTTGCTTCAAGTGCTTCAGAAGCTAACCAAACTGGTTTATTTTTCTAATCTAGTTTCAACTTTTCAATCCACAATTTCCAAAGTAGAAAGATAGTTACTAGAAGCAGGTATTGAAATATATTTGCAGCATGGAAACCATAATCAGTCAAGAACATTTTATGGTTTATGTTGTGCTAGAGTGCACAAACgttcttttctcaaaacatatAAATAACAACAGAATATATAGGCATAATAAGAGATATGATGAGAATGAAGCATCATTTTTTCTTGGCAATGAACAAGCCCCATATTTGTTCACCATCTGCACCCCTCATCTGCTTGGCCTTCCATCTTTCACTAATTTTATTGTAGTCTTCCTGAAACCAAGTATTTCCACCAATCAATCAATGAATGCTCTCAAAATAAAACTTACAATTACAATAAAAGAAATGTCACCAATGTTGACATTCTCTTTTCATTAACATCTCTTCTGTGGATTGAAGTTTATGTGAAACTCATGGAATTGGACTCACATTTAGTGGGAGCAACATGTTGTACATTTAGAAATCTGTGTTGTATGTAAGATTCTTATTAGAAATGTGTtcttttaagatattttcttgcattagttttttttttacttaaatatcTTTGATTGTTTTACAACCTTCTAGTCAGTAAAAAATAAATGCTATTTCCTAAATCAGTCAATTTTGCTTAATGAATGAATTAGTTAAAAGAGTTTTGCACATAGGAATGGGTcataaataacatataaaatgtttaaaacatgaaaaaaaaaacaccttgGAGAAATAATCAATGAAATCATCCTTCTTGCTCTCAAGGTCATTTAACTCCTGTTGTAGTGTTTTCATGAACTGAAACACACAAGTATTCAAGTTAAACAAATTCTAGTATTATCATAGGTAAAATATACTAGTTGTCAATGAAGCAAATCATTATCATTGGTTCTGACATACCAAATTAGATTGATCCATGGCAATGACATCATTAAATCCAGCAAATTCGAGCATCTGTGCATGATTTAGAATAGAAGAAGCATGTCATGTACAAGAAATATCAacatgaataataaattatatgcaatttCACCAGAATATGAGTTTTATCTTGATAATTTgtataataaaagtttatattcAAGGTTAATGTAGATTCTCTAAGAAAACAGAAAGAAATTTTGTCCATAATTTCAGTTGGGATAAAGAAGCCAAATGATGTTGTGATCATACCTGAGAATATGTTTTCATCTCATGGATATAGTATCCTCCCTTTTGTATGTAGTTAGCATATCCTACTGATAGACTTCCCACACTTTTGCAGTAATCAGTTATTAGAAGAGTACCTCCAGGCTTCAACCATTTGTAAAATGATCTAAACAGTGATGGTTTATCCTGTACAAATCAACAAAAATTTGCAGAAAATAAAGTTAGAAATATGAAATGAACTGAAGACACAAGAGGGTGTGGCCTTTaccaaagaaaaattaaaaaggcagaGATGGTTCCTTACTTTGATGTGTAGCAATGTGTCACGGGAATAGATTACATCAAATGTGTTCTCAGGGTATGATTTTTTAGTACAATCGGCACATTCAAATTCTACTGAGCATTTGAGTCCAATTACACGTTCAATGGCAAGAGAAATCATGTTTATGGAGAGGTCAATGCCAACTACCTCAACATCAAAATTTTCAGCCATGTAAATGTCACCTCCCCCAGTTCCACAACCAACATCCAAAACTTTTTGGCCTGCTTTTAGTCCCAACTTTGCCACAAATTCCTTTGTTGTTTCTGCAAAGACCAATAATAAGCACTTTCAATTCAGAAACATACCAATAATGTATTGCATAAGAAAATATATGAAAGTGACAAAGCATACCAAGTCCTCCTGTGCTCACAAAGCCTTGGCCAAAAACAGTCTCATAGAGTAAAATATCCTTGTGATTATACTCAACACTATCTAAGAACCGCTGGAACCCCCTATCATCTTCTGATCTCACTTTTTGCCATATCCAGCAAATCTGCATGACATGTTTACTATTTTAATCAGATATTTTCAACCAGTTgaataaactaaaataagatATTGTTACCTGGTTTTGATTCTTCTTGTTTCGTACATAAGCTCCAATGCATTTACATCCAATAAGCGAAAGTTCAAAGGAATTCCCTCTGTCATCACTCTTATGACACTCTTTAAACACCtacatgaaaataataaatgttaggATATTTTACCTagtttacttaaaaaaaattatttgtagtGATGCAATGCATTagtgttaataaaaatataatgattGCATAGTAATTAGAGTAAGAAGAAACCTTAGTGTAAAATCTTGGTTCCCTGTAGTGAGTTGGGTTGTATTTTCTCTTGGAATCTCCAGATTGGTGGAAACATGATTCTCTGAAGAATACATATCCACCTACTTTTAACCATTTCATCATCTTTCCAGCTAAATTCTCAACCTGAAATGAATAAAGGGAAAGATAAAAGCCTTACCATAGAGGGCAAAAAGAGGCAGTGACAAGGAAGCCATGTCACtatttgtctgttttcttattgccgataaaaaataaaaaaaataaaactatttgtCTGTTTCTCACAGTCATGAAATTATGCAACTGCATCTTGGAAGAATGGGTTTGGTGGCATGTTAATAACAAAACAGAAGGTTTATCATGGTCATTTTCACTTGGAACCAGAACCGATTATGTCATACATCATGCTATCTTCAACATATCTAACCTGAACACAAAGCCATTGAAATTTCTATACTTTAATATTTTCCACACAAAAACTCACCTCTTTGTCGGAAAGATACATGAGTAACCAATTTGAGAAAATCAGATCAACAGATCCTTCAGAAATCTGCAAGTTTGGAGATGTAACATCAGCACACATGAACTTGACATTCTTGTGGTGCCCATTAATGTTTTCATTCTGCAGAAAAATGATGTGAAATGAAAAATTAGGATCATcattagttaatatattaaaaatactttaaacctaattcaaccttggaaaattaacttataatacACTTATATagtatgaaattttttaatctctagttAATGttggatctccaacacaccttCCTCACATTGAAACTGTCAACGGGACTATATATCTATAAGTGGACTATATATCTATAAGTGGTCTCACAGCGACCCGATAGCAAGTAACTTGA
This region includes:
- the LOC137837936 gene encoding phosphoethanolamine N-methyltransferase-like, which gives rise to MASLAMVQGGGVDERCVQKSYWIEHTTELSVESMMLDSNASHLDKEERPEVLSLLPAYEGKSVLELGAGIGRFTGELAKKAGQLLAVDFIESAIKKNENINGHHKNVKFMCADVTSPNLQISEGSVDLIFSNWLLMYLSDKEVENLAGKMMKWLKVGGYVFFRESCFHQSGDSKRKYNPTHYREPRFYTKVFKECHKSDDRGNSFELSLIGCKCIGAYVRNKKNQNQICWIWQKVRSEDDRGFQRFLDSVEYNHKDILLYETVFGQGFVSTGGLETTKEFVAKLGLKAGQKVLDVGCGTGGGDIYMAENFDVEVVGIDLSINMISLAIERVIGLKCSVEFECADCTKKSYPENTFDVIYSRDTLLHIKDKPSLFRSFYKWLKPGGTLLITDYCKSVGSLSVGYANYIQKGGYYIHEMKTYSQMLEFAGFNDVIAMDQSNLFMKTLQQELNDLESKKDDFIDYFSKEDYNKISERWKAKQMRGADGEQIWGLFIAKKK
- the LOC137837939 gene encoding uncharacterized protein gives rise to the protein MSVELKLSRSNRIYRPSEALEGKIIVKTQSSISHYGIRLTLKGSVVLQVRGGSAGVVESFYGVIKPIPIVNRTIEVKSSGKIGLGTSEIPFSLNLRQQDKNLERFYETFHGANISIQYLVTVDIPRGYLHKSLSATMEFIVESDKADLLQRPLSPEMVIFYITQDTQRHPLLPEIKSGGFRVTGKISTQCSLSGPISGELTVEASAVPIQSIDIQLFRVESILLGEKIVTETSLIQTTQIADGDVCRHLSLPIYVILPRLVTCPTILAGPFSIEFKVAIVISFQSELSKLHKKSDPKTPRLWLAMETLPLELVRAK
- the LOC137837941 gene encoding pentatricopeptide repeat-containing protein At1g63080, mitochondrial-like, which encodes MNLFQEMHRRNIVPNTVTCNSLIDGLCKSGRISDVWDLIEDMHDRNQQPDLFTYNTLLDTLCKNHHVDKAIELVSKMTEKGIRPNIYTFTILIDGMCKVDRIENARQIFQNVLIKGYCVDVLAYSAMINGLCKKGLLDEALTLWCMMKDNGCMPDAITFEIMICALLERDETDKAEKFLREMGTRGLLKSQVEIESFTEYG